A genomic window from Cloacibacillus evryensis DSM 19522 includes:
- a CDS encoding ATP-binding protein, with protein sequence MYENANRQPKRGGRVPCLWRRLALCIILSALAVLSPCEHGEAAPAEQYGRGAVLRVGSFLYGDDGMPGGHNGYIYEYFLAIAQFTGWKYEFINGTLAETLGRLERGEVDVVGYLRKDRDREKKLAFTALASGRNAYCLVVRRDDDRFAYEDFASFDGARTALVAGNPNNEKYFDYCRSKGFATGNQFYPNYEEAGLAIAAGKADILFSDNFRMDGGLKVVARFAPENFYFAVRKDNIALLEKLNMALNQINFSYPGFNSDLYNKYYGAERETPVVFTREEREYIKSSPRVVALYDEGWHPMEYYDAREKKFSGIVPEIVELISEKSGIKFAAESVDRPEGGTKDEKNIVSAMTYDYAWAAEKGAHVTPPFTQAMVVCVRKSRSAPAVSAAVTDRKYISSRVRKFVPGLKYDYYPSALDCIEAVRTGEAGCAFINAYEAGYYSSFAKYRNLYYIGVSGETQRLSLGVSAEADPLLFSIITKTLESLPASDIRDIVRRNTEKFYQPKWSDIFYTDPMKAGALAGLFAATLAAFLFLCGMYKIKKEKNEELELANEAKSKFLASMSHEIRTPLTTIIGINDEIAEAESLAEIKTASAKIKKASRHLLSLINDVLDMSKINEGKMELRKESFDLAETVRAIGLIYSDAAARQGLAFRLASFEGSLYVLSDELRIKQLLINLISNAIKYNRPGGEVTLRAELLRAAEREAVVSFSVEDTGIGIEKENIDAIFTEFKQEGRNSGAIKGTGLGLAIASRIAAMMGSWINVESELDKGSRFSFELCLERAPAVSARPDASRKSGEYLKGRRMIIAEDHPVNANIVRKILEKKGIECLMADNGKICADIFAASEPGDIDAVFMDIQMPIMNGYEAARAIRNMKRADALTVPIIALTANAFDEDVEKTRAAGMNAHVVKPIDISVLYRVLAKFFER encoded by the coding sequence GTGTACGAAAATGCAAATCGGCAGCCGAAACGCGGCGGGCGCGTGCCGTGTCTATGGAGACGCCTCGCCCTGTGTATCATCCTATCGGCGCTTGCCGTCCTGTCCCCCTGCGAACACGGGGAGGCCGCGCCGGCCGAACAGTACGGCAGAGGGGCGGTCCTGCGTGTAGGCAGCTTTCTGTACGGAGACGACGGGATGCCCGGCGGCCATAATGGCTACATTTACGAATACTTTTTAGCGATCGCGCAGTTTACCGGCTGGAAATATGAGTTCATAAACGGTACCCTCGCGGAGACGCTCGGCAGACTTGAACGCGGTGAAGTGGATGTCGTCGGTTATCTGCGCAAGGACCGGGACAGGGAAAAGAAACTGGCCTTTACGGCTCTCGCTTCCGGGCGCAACGCCTATTGTTTGGTCGTGAGGAGAGATGACGACCGCTTCGCCTACGAGGATTTTGCCTCTTTTGACGGCGCGCGTACCGCGCTTGTCGCCGGCAACCCCAACAACGAGAAATATTTCGATTACTGCCGCTCTAAAGGTTTCGCCACCGGCAATCAGTTTTACCCAAACTATGAGGAGGCCGGCCTCGCGATAGCGGCGGGGAAGGCGGACATCCTGTTCTCCGACAACTTCCGGATGGACGGCGGCCTCAAAGTCGTCGCCAGATTCGCCCCTGAAAACTTTTACTTTGCCGTGAGGAAGGACAACATCGCCCTCCTGGAAAAGCTTAATATGGCTCTTAATCAGATCAATTTTTCTTATCCCGGCTTCAATTCAGATCTTTACAACAAATATTACGGCGCGGAGCGCGAGACGCCCGTCGTCTTCACGCGGGAAGAACGCGAATACATCAAGAGCTCTCCCCGCGTCGTCGCCCTCTATGACGAAGGATGGCATCCGATGGAGTACTATGACGCCAGGGAGAAAAAGTTCTCCGGCATCGTCCCCGAGATCGTCGAACTGATATCTGAAAAATCGGGGATCAAGTTCGCCGCGGAGAGCGTCGACCGGCCGGAGGGCGGGACGAAAGACGAAAAAAATATAGTCAGCGCCATGACCTATGACTACGCCTGGGCCGCTGAAAAAGGGGCGCACGTTACGCCGCCCTTCACGCAGGCCATGGTGGTCTGCGTGAGGAAGAGCCGCTCCGCCCCCGCCGTCAGCGCGGCGGTGACTGACCGCAAATACATCTCCTCCAGGGTGAGGAAATTCGTCCCCGGCCTCAAGTACGACTATTACCCCTCGGCCCTGGACTGCATAGAGGCGGTAAGGACGGGCGAAGCCGGCTGCGCTTTCATAAACGCCTACGAGGCCGGTTACTATTCGTCCTTCGCCAAGTATCGGAACCTTTATTATATCGGGGTATCGGGAGAAACTCAGCGCCTTTCCCTCGGAGTGTCGGCCGAGGCCGACCCGCTGCTTTTTTCCATAATCACCAAGACTCTCGAAAGCCTTCCCGCGAGCGACATCCGCGATATCGTGCGCAGGAACACGGAAAAATTTTACCAGCCCAAGTGGAGCGACATATTCTACACCGACCCCATGAAGGCGGGCGCGCTGGCCGGTCTCTTTGCGGCGACGCTGGCGGCGTTCCTGTTTCTCTGCGGCATGTATAAGATAAAAAAAGAGAAGAACGAGGAACTTGAGCTGGCGAACGAGGCGAAAAGCAAATTCCTTGCCTCCATGAGCCATGAGATACGCACGCCTCTCACCACGATAATCGGCATCAACGACGAGATCGCCGAAGCCGAATCCCTCGCGGAGATAAAGACGGCGAGCGCGAAAATCAAAAAGGCGTCGAGGCACCTTCTTTCCCTTATAAACGACGTGCTCGACATGAGTAAGATAAACGAAGGGAAGATGGAGCTGCGCAAAGAATCCTTCGACCTGGCGGAGACGGTGCGCGCCATCGGGCTGATATACTCCGACGCGGCGGCGCGGCAGGGGCTGGCTTTCAGACTGGCGTCCTTTGAGGGAAGCCTGTACGTCCTCTCTGACGAGCTGCGCATCAAGCAGCTGTTGATAAACCTTATCTCGAACGCCATCAAATATAACCGTCCCGGAGGAGAGGTGACCCTTCGCGCCGAGCTGCTCCGCGCGGCCGAAAGAGAGGCCGTTGTCTCGTTCTCCGTGGAGGATACCGGCATCGGTATAGAAAAAGAAAACATCGACGCGATATTTACCGAGTTCAAACAGGAGGGGCGCAACAGCGGCGCCATAAAAGGCACGGGGCTGGGGCTGGCGATAGCATCCAGGATCGCCGCGATGATGGGGAGCTGGATAAACGTTGAAAGCGAACTTGACAAGGGCAGCCGCTTCTCCTTTGAACTGTGCCTGGAGCGCGCGCCCGCCGTATCGGCCAGGCCGGATGCCTCCCGGAAGTCCGGGGAATATCTCAAAGGGCGAAGAATGATAATCGCCGAAGACCACCCGGTCAACGCAAACATCGTGCGGAAAATACTTGAGAAAAAAGGAATCGAATGCCTCATGGCCGATAACGGCAAAATATGCGCCGACATCTTCGCGGCTTCGGAGCCGGGAGATATAGACGCCGTATTTATGGATATCCAGATGCCCATCATGAACGGATACGAGGCGGCGCGCGCGATAAGGAATATGAAGCGCGCCGACGCTCTGACGGTCCCGATAATCGCGCTGACTGCCAACGCTTTCGACGAGGATGTGGAAAAGACGCGCGCGGCGGGAATGAACGCGCATGTGGTGAAGCCGATAGATATATCCGTACTCTACAGAGTGCTTGCGAAATTTTTTGAAAGATGA
- a CDS encoding Hpt domain-containing protein, which yields MKKLYGELKRWGCDVDGALERVVGDDELYMDCLRSIARDEAFFALGDALRAGDRERAFYCAHTLKGVLANLGLIPIYDIVVRIVEPLRAEETDGVLAEYEKLLESRGRLEKMVESAVN from the coding sequence ATGAAAAAATTATATGGAGAACTCAAAAGATGGGGCTGCGATGTCGACGGCGCGCTGGAGCGGGTCGTCGGCGACGATGAACTATATATGGATTGTCTGCGGAGCATCGCCCGCGACGAGGCCTTCTTCGCCCTTGGCGACGCCCTGCGCGCCGGAGACAGGGAGAGGGCTTTCTACTGCGCGCATACGCTGAAGGGCGTGCTGGCCAATCTCGGTCTCATCCCCATCTATGATATCGTCGTGCGGATAGTCGAGCCGCTCCGCGCCGAAGAGACGGACGGAGTCCTCGCTGAATATGAAAAGTTGCTCGAATCGCGCGGGCGGCTGGAGAAGATGGTGGAAAGCGCTGTCAACTAG
- a CDS encoding biotin transporter BioY, whose protein sequence is MSKGGLDTRQMILCALFTALIAVGAQIKVPLPVVPFTLQFLFTTLAGLLLGGRLGALSVAVYLVLGLVGAPVFTEGGGPAYLLKPSFGYLIGFMLGAWLTGKIAFSARRLSFKLAVAASVAGLAAVYLCGIAYCCLISNFVLAQPLSFEALFIYCFLLAVPGDILLCFVGALIAVRLAERSPLRYARS, encoded by the coding sequence ATGTCAAAAGGCGGCCTTGATACCCGGCAAATGATATTATGCGCGCTCTTCACCGCTCTGATAGCGGTGGGCGCGCAGATAAAGGTGCCTCTGCCGGTAGTCCCGTTCACGCTTCAATTTCTCTTCACCACGCTTGCCGGCCTTCTGCTTGGAGGCAGGCTCGGCGCGCTCTCCGTCGCCGTCTACCTTGTGCTTGGCCTTGTCGGAGCGCCAGTCTTTACGGAAGGGGGCGGCCCAGCCTACCTGTTAAAGCCCTCCTTCGGCTATCTGATCGGGTTTATGCTCGGAGCCTGGCTCACGGGAAAGATCGCCTTTTCCGCGCGGCGGCTCAGCTTCAAGCTCGCCGTAGCGGCTTCGGTCGCCGGCCTCGCCGCCGTCTATCTCTGCGGCATTGCCTACTGCTGCCTGATCTCAAACTTCGTCCTTGCGCAGCCGCTGAGCTTTGAGGCGCTCTTTATCTATTGTTTCCTGCTGGCCGTCCCGGGCGACATCCTGCTCTGCTTCGTCGGGGCGCTGATCGCGGTACGCCTTGCGGAGAGGAGCCCGCTGCGCTATGCCCGTTCTTGA
- the bioD gene encoding dethiobiotin synthase has translation MAEGLFVTGTGTDVGKTYVTALIVKKLRESGSNAGYYKAALSGAERRGGAPVPGDAEFVHRMAGIGGDPAEAVSHIYEHPYSPHLAARMEGRPASLAVVRRDFLRMMKKFDLLTVEGSGGIVCPISFGEGPRLMLEDIVRETGLPSVVVSGSGLGAINAAVLTVSYMRARGLEPRAVIMNNWTAGGIIEEDNRMMIEELAGVPVVATVARGAEDIGIGAAELRKLYGGGN, from the coding sequence ATGGCTGAGGGGCTCTTCGTCACCGGCACCGGAACGGATGTCGGAAAGACTTACGTTACCGCGTTGATCGTGAAAAAGCTCCGCGAATCAGGATCGAACGCCGGTTATTATAAGGCGGCCCTAAGCGGAGCGGAGCGCAGAGGCGGCGCGCCGGTCCCCGGCGACGCGGAATTTGTCCACCGTATGGCCGGTATTGGCGGAGACCCCGCGGAGGCGGTCTCCCATATCTACGAACATCCCTATTCGCCGCACCTCGCCGCGCGAATGGAAGGGAGGCCGGCGAGCCTTGCCGTCGTGCGGAGAGACTTTCTGCGCATGATGAAAAAATTCGACCTCCTGACCGTTGAGGGCAGCGGCGGCATCGTCTGCCCGATATCGTTCGGCGAAGGGCCGCGCCTGATGCTCGAAGATATCGTGCGCGAGACTGGGCTTCCCTCCGTCGTCGTCTCGGGATCAGGGCTGGGGGCGATCAACGCCGCCGTCCTCACAGTCAGCTACATGCGGGCGCGCGGCCTGGAACCGCGCGCCGTGATCATGAACAACTGGACTGCCGGCGGCATTATTGAGGAGGACAACCGAATGATGATAGAAGAGCTTGCGGGGGTGCCGGTCGTCGCGACCGTGGCGCGCGGCGCCGAGGACATCGGCATAGGGGCGGCGGAGCTGCGGAAACTTTACGGAGGCGGGAATTAG
- the bioB gene encoding biotin synthase BioB: protein MPVLEELKNAVMSGGEISAEEAALLCLAPLGDLCAAAAEIRKRRCGGGFDLCAIVNAKSGRCSEDCKFCAQSAHYRTDACEYRLLSPEAIVAEARAAEAGGALRFSIVTSGGALSDEELDSVCRSIAMIRRETGLSPCVSLGLLSAEQFAVLKEAGAERAHNNLESSEKFFPNICTTHGWREKAAAIAAAREAGLSVCSGGIIGLGERMADRIEMALELRELGISSVPLNILNPIAGTPFEKNRPLPHEEILRTVAIYRFILPEASIRLAGGRGLLADKGYSCFKYGANAAITGDMLTTAGISPRRDREMIASLGFEVRRDG, encoded by the coding sequence ATGCCCGTTCTTGAAGAACTGAAAAATGCCGTTATGAGCGGCGGCGAAATATCCGCCGAAGAGGCCGCGCTGCTTTGCCTTGCGCCGCTTGGCGACCTATGCGCCGCCGCCGCCGAGATACGTAAACGGCGCTGCGGCGGCGGGTTCGACCTTTGCGCGATCGTGAACGCGAAGAGCGGCCGCTGCTCCGAGGACTGCAAGTTCTGCGCGCAGTCGGCCCATTACCGGACCGACGCCTGTGAATATCGGCTGCTCTCCCCGGAAGCGATCGTCGCGGAGGCCCGCGCGGCGGAGGCGGGGGGCGCGCTGCGTTTTTCGATCGTCACCTCGGGCGGGGCGCTCTCTGACGAAGAGCTTGATTCTGTCTGCCGGTCGATAGCGATGATACGCAGGGAGACGGGGCTGTCTCCCTGCGTGTCGCTCGGCCTGTTGAGCGCGGAGCAGTTCGCGGTGCTCAAAGAGGCGGGGGCGGAGCGCGCGCACAACAACCTTGAGAGTTCGGAGAAATTTTTTCCCAACATCTGCACGACGCACGGTTGGCGTGAGAAGGCCGCGGCGATAGCGGCGGCGCGCGAAGCCGGCCTTTCCGTTTGCAGCGGCGGCATCATCGGACTCGGCGAGAGGATGGCGGACCGTATAGAGATGGCTCTGGAGCTGCGTGAGCTGGGAATAAGCTCGGTGCCTCTGAACATACTCAACCCGATCGCCGGCACTCCCTTTGAGAAAAACAGGCCGCTGCCACACGAAGAGATACTGCGCACCGTCGCGATATACCGTTTCATTCTGCCGGAGGCCTCGATACGCCTCGCGGGAGGCCGGGGGCTGCTCGCCGACAAGGGGTATTCCTGCTTCAAGTATGGGGCGAACGCCGCTATAACCGGAGATATGCTCACCACCGCGGGAATATCGCCGCGGAGGGATCGCGAGATGATCGCCTCGCTCGGTTTTGAGGTGAGAAGAGATGGCTGA
- a CDS encoding prepilin-type N-terminal cleavage/methylation domain-containing protein, with protein sequence MDKLLKNKKKRAFTLVEILIVVIIIGILAGLMALSAGSSTETAEKTACRGDRRTIKSAYYVERAENGKTFKESLEKAMAQFTKVKNLSTADDSAFCLGVCHAGGTYSMTTTSNDRLLISCSIEGHDEEKMDRTKTIYEHVLAAYKEMASGVEWPSGRKLMELVGKLLGGPYVYDGKEYYVKADIKGKSGDPLLYASENKFGGANSYVAEYVYNSETDRWYKCSPSINTAAMNGDIKNQVYGSIKNGSEIIYGSELVNVTWTEVPGFSPFLK encoded by the coding sequence GTGGATAAACTTTTGAAAAATAAAAAAAAGAGGGCATTCACCCTCGTGGAGATATTGATCGTCGTGATCATCATCGGCATCCTCGCCGGCCTCATGGCGCTGAGCGCCGGTTCGTCGACGGAAACGGCGGAGAAAACGGCGTGCCGGGGGGATCGCCGCACGATAAAGAGCGCCTATTATGTGGAGCGCGCGGAAAATGGGAAAACTTTCAAAGAATCTTTGGAAAAGGCGATGGCGCAGTTTACAAAGGTTAAAAATCTGAGTACAGCGGATGATTCAGCTTTCTGCCTCGGAGTATGTCATGCAGGAGGCACATATTCAATGACGACTACGAGTAATGATAGGCTGTTGATATCATGCTCCATTGAGGGGCATGATGAAGAAAAAATGGACAGAACGAAAACAATATATGAACATGTGCTGGCCGCATATAAAGAGATGGCGAGTGGCGTGGAGTGGCCGTCGGGGCGCAAATTAATGGAATTAGTGGGAAAACTTTTGGGAGGCCCTTATGTTTATGACGGCAAGGAATATTATGTCAAAGCGGATATAAAGGGCAAAAGCGGAGATCCTCTGTTATATGCAAGTGAAAATAAGTTTGGCGGAGCCAATAGCTATGTAGCGGAGTATGTATATAACAGCGAAACAGATAGATGGTATAAGTGTTCTCCATCAATTAATACAGCAGCCATGAATGGTGACATAAAAAATCAGGTGTATGGGTCAATAAAAAACGGTTCGGAGATAATATATGGATCAGAGCTGGTAAATGTTACTTGGACCGAAGTGCCTGGATTCTCACCATTTCTGAAATAA
- a CDS encoding ATP-binding protein, which yields MENTERLDDFRACFDDSPQPSCIIEMLKDDHGNFADFRFVYLNRALARLEGFDAEYVNGKCFYKLFDNADRKWLDFYGRAASAGAGISIVDYSPEIDKYLCVFSYRLAEGYCACLLSDVTAERKRERFGKERPLARSKRQKADAAVRNANLRMTGLKEMERRFEEEKRFQDTAESKNALTRARANITKDIIEVYRAGPNIGVCHEGMPFSRAVSALSATAIRDEKRKEILDTFSLENLSAPISLEETPATLEYLRGTNDGGVIWARTSAKRFLHPETRDIMCFLYTYDISKEKNPEMITKRITEIEYDRIVLIDVSTGAMTIYQSLEDSCPDASNYRNGLNTILGGYVLDEELPEAVRVMKLDNILRELERQELFSCSFNVQDKRGGKARKKWQFCYLDDIRRFILATKSDVTEIFNEQARQQEMLREALAQAKQASLAKSEFLSRMSHEIRTPMNAIIGMSAIAAQCVDDPEQVSDCLAKVGISARFLLTLINDILGMSRIESGKVVIKKEKIPFEEFINGINTICCEQAEAKGVDYDCVMMTFTESGYLGDPIKLQQILINIISNAIKFTPAGGRVRFAVSQDRISAGKAYMRFSVNDTGIGIKEEFITKIFDPFEQEYSGASSAYGGTGLGLAISRNLAELMGGRITVSSIEGAGSEFVITLPLELCEERPCRGEKKYAGAREPKIKYDFSGRRVLLAEDHLLNVEVARRLLTSVGLEVEVAENGLAAIEAFVANPDHYYDLILMDIRMPLMDGLTAARSIRHTEKADARSIPIVAMSANAFDEDVEKSKSAGMNEHLAKPIDPKLLCDTLARYLKMP from the coding sequence ATGGAAAATACGGAGAGGCTTGATGATTTTCGCGCCTGTTTTGACGACAGCCCGCAGCCGTCCTGCATAATAGAGATGCTGAAAGACGATCACGGCAATTTCGCGGACTTTCGCTTCGTCTACCTCAACAGGGCGCTCGCACGGCTGGAGGGTTTCGATGCGGAATACGTCAACGGCAAGTGTTTTTACAAGCTGTTTGACAACGCCGACCGCAAGTGGCTGGACTTTTACGGACGGGCGGCCTCTGCCGGAGCGGGGATCTCCATCGTCGACTACAGTCCTGAAATAGATAAATACCTCTGCGTGTTCAGCTACCGTCTTGCGGAGGGGTACTGCGCCTGTCTGCTCTCCGACGTGACGGCGGAACGGAAGAGAGAGCGGTTTGGCAAAGAACGTCCGCTCGCCCGCTCGAAGCGGCAAAAGGCGGATGCCGCCGTCCGGAATGCGAACCTCCGCATGACCGGGCTGAAGGAGATGGAGCGTCGTTTTGAAGAAGAAAAGCGTTTCCAGGATACGGCGGAAAGCAAAAACGCGCTTACAAGGGCAAGGGCCAACATCACCAAAGATATCATAGAAGTCTATCGGGCCGGTCCCAACATCGGCGTCTGCCATGAGGGGATGCCCTTCAGCCGGGCGGTCTCCGCTCTTTCCGCCACCGCGATCAGGGACGAAAAGAGAAAGGAAATACTCGATACGTTCAGCCTCGAAAACCTCTCCGCCCCGATCTCGCTCGAAGAGACGCCGGCGACGCTCGAGTACCTGCGCGGGACCAACGACGGGGGAGTCATCTGGGCGCGTACCTCCGCGAAGCGGTTCCTCCACCCGGAGACGCGGGATATAATGTGCTTCCTCTATACCTATGATATCAGCAAAGAGAAAAACCCGGAGATGATCACCAAGCGGATAACCGAGATAGAATATGACCGGATCGTCCTCATCGACGTCAGCACCGGAGCGATGACGATATATCAATCCCTTGAGGACAGTTGTCCGGACGCCTCCAACTACAGGAACGGGCTGAATACGATATTGGGCGGTTACGTGCTGGACGAAGAACTGCCGGAAGCCGTGCGGGTGATGAAGCTGGACAATATACTGCGCGAACTTGAAAGACAGGAGCTCTTCAGCTGCTCCTTCAACGTGCAGGATAAACGCGGCGGAAAAGCGCGGAAAAAATGGCAGTTTTGCTATCTTGACGACATCAGACGTTTTATACTGGCGACGAAGAGCGATGTGACTGAGATCTTCAACGAGCAGGCGAGGCAGCAGGAGATGCTCAGAGAGGCGCTCGCCCAGGCAAAGCAGGCCAGCCTCGCCAAGTCTGAATTCCTCTCGCGCATGAGCCATGAGATCAGAACGCCGATGAACGCGATAATAGGGATGTCGGCGATCGCCGCGCAGTGTGTGGACGACCCGGAACAGGTCTCTGACTGTCTGGCGAAAGTCGGGATATCGGCGCGCTTCCTGCTGACCCTTATCAACGACATACTTGGCATGAGCCGCATCGAAAGCGGCAAAGTCGTCATCAAGAAAGAAAAGATCCCCTTTGAGGAATTCATCAACGGCATCAATACCATCTGCTGCGAACAGGCGGAGGCGAAGGGCGTCGACTACGACTGCGTCATGATGACCTTCACAGAGAGCGGCTATCTTGGCGACCCGATTAAACTCCAGCAGATACTGATAAATATCATCTCCAACGCGATAAAATTCACTCCGGCGGGAGGCCGCGTGCGGTTTGCGGTCAGCCAGGACAGGATATCCGCCGGCAAAGCCTACATGCGCTTCTCCGTCAACGACACGGGGATCGGCATAAAAGAAGAATTTATTACGAAAATCTTCGATCCGTTCGAACAGGAATACTCCGGAGCCTCCTCGGCTTACGGCGGCACCGGGCTGGGGCTGGCGATATCCAGGAACCTCGCGGAACTCATGGGCGGCCGCATAACGGTGAGCAGCATAGAGGGCGCCGGCAGCGAATTTGTCATCACGCTGCCTCTTGAACTCTGCGAAGAGCGGCCTTGCCGCGGTGAAAAAAAATACGCGGGGGCGCGGGAGCCGAAGATAAAATATGACTTCAGCGGCCGCCGCGTGCTGCTTGCGGAGGACCACCTGCTCAACGTCGAAGTTGCCAGGCGCCTCCTCACCTCCGTGGGCCTCGAAGTGGAGGTCGCGGAAAACGGTCTTGCGGCGATAGAGGCGTTTGTCGCAAACCCCGATCATTACTACGACCTCATACTTATGGACATCCGCATGCCGCTGATGGATGGGCTTACCGCCGCCAGATCCATCCGCCATACCGAAAAAGCCGACGCCCGCAGCATCCCGATCGTCGCGATGAGCGCCAACGCCTTCGACGAGGACGTGGAAAAATCCAAATCCGCGGGAATGAACGAACATCTGGCAAAACCGATCGACCCGAAACTGCTCTGCGATACGCTCGCCAGATACCTGAAAATGCCTTAA
- the bioA gene encoding adenosylmethionine--8-amino-7-oxononanoate transaminase, with amino-acid sequence MSGLAERDLKHIWHPCSQMKDYEELPPIAIKEGRGVYLYGYDGKEYIDIVSSWWCNLLGHCHPVINAAVKEQLDRLEHVIFANFTHEPAVRLCEELAGIVPRGLSKFNFSDNGSASVECALKMSFQYQHQCGHPERTRFLCLTDGYHGETIGALSVGTMDLYAKIYRPMLMDTVRVEAPDCYRCKYGLERDSCGCECFAAAEETFARHARECCAMIVEPLLQGSAGMRIYPPLYLKKLRALCDGYGVLLIADEIATGFGRTGKMFAFDHAGVSPDIMCVSKGLTGGYLPMAITVATDEIYDAFYADYGEGRAFMHSHTYSGNPLGCAAALAVQKVLREDKILEKAAAVADILNAALRERLGGHPNVGEIRRIGLVNAVELVRDRRTKEPFPASERTGYKIYKRALDFGLLLRPLGDVIYFNPPLTIDPEAAERAVKLCGEAVSHILKG; translated from the coding sequence ATGAGCGGCCTTGCGGAGCGCGACCTGAAACATATATGGCACCCCTGTTCACAGATGAAGGACTACGAGGAACTTCCCCCCATCGCGATAAAGGAGGGACGCGGCGTATACCTCTACGGCTATGACGGCAAAGAATATATCGACATCGTCAGCTCGTGGTGGTGCAACCTTCTCGGCCATTGCCATCCCGTGATAAACGCCGCGGTAAAGGAGCAGCTGGACCGGCTCGAACATGTCATATTCGCCAACTTTACGCACGAACCGGCGGTGCGGTTATGCGAGGAGCTTGCGGGGATCGTGCCGCGCGGGCTGTCGAAATTCAACTTCTCGGACAACGGCTCGGCCTCGGTGGAATGCGCGCTCAAGATGAGCTTCCAATATCAGCACCAGTGCGGCCATCCCGAAAGGACGCGCTTCCTCTGCCTCACAGACGGTTACCACGGGGAGACGATCGGCGCCCTTTCCGTCGGAACGATGGACCTCTACGCAAAGATATACCGGCCGATGCTGATGGATACCGTGCGCGTCGAGGCGCCCGACTGCTACCGCTGCAAATATGGCCTGGAGCGCGATAGCTGCGGCTGCGAATGCTTCGCCGCCGCGGAGGAAACCTTCGCCCGCCACGCGCGCGAGTGCTGCGCGATGATCGTCGAGCCGCTTCTTCAGGGCAGCGCCGGCATGAGGATATACCCGCCGCTGTACCTGAAAAAACTGCGCGCGCTCTGCGACGGCTATGGCGTCCTTCTCATCGCCGACGAGATCGCCACCGGTTTCGGCCGCACGGGGAAGATGTTCGCCTTTGACCATGCCGGCGTGAGCCCGGACATCATGTGCGTCTCCAAGGGCCTCACCGGCGGATACCTGCCGATGGCGATCACCGTCGCCACCGACGAGATATACGACGCCTTTTACGCCGATTACGGCGAGGGGCGCGCCTTCATGCACAGCCATACCTACAGCGGCAATCCGCTGGGCTGCGCCGCGGCGCTCGCGGTACAGAAAGTTTTGCGCGAGGATAAAATACTCGAAAAGGCGGCCGCCGTGGCCGACATTCTCAACGCCGCGCTGAGGGAGCGGCTGGGCGGACATCCGAACGTCGGGGAAATACGCCGGATCGGCCTCGTCAACGCCGTTGAGCTTGTGCGCGACCGGAGAACAAAAGAGCCCTTTCCCGCCTCCGAACGAACCGGCTATAAAATATATAAACGCGCCCTTGATTTTGGGCTGCTGCTGCGGCCGCTGGGCGACGTCATCTATTTCAACCCCCCGCTGACGATAGACCCGGAGGCGGCGGAAAGGGCGGTCAAGCTCTGCGGAGAGGCCGTATCCCATATATTGAAAGGCTGA